The following proteins come from a genomic window of Streptomyces liliiviolaceus:
- a CDS encoding Imm7 family immunity protein yields the protein MFEYHGWITVRGTAADEDDEPRLQQIVDGLRLRIARMDSPYLLDLRWMNGEPFIHLGGSSNHRSSPDVAELFEHVAVVAPGSYGLLHLRDDEEPGHENEVRVLRLARGMVTQHTEALLSPCIPTVEDPSPG from the coding sequence ATGTTTGAGTACCACGGATGGATCACGGTCAGGGGAACGGCAGCGGATGAGGACGATGAGCCTCGGCTGCAACAGATCGTCGATGGTCTTCGCCTTCGCATCGCCCGGATGGACAGCCCGTACTTGCTCGATCTCAGGTGGATGAACGGCGAGCCGTTTATCCACCTCGGCGGCTCTTCCAATCACCGCTCTTCGCCTGACGTTGCCGAACTGTTCGAGCATGTGGCGGTGGTCGCCCCTGGTTCCTACGGGCTCCTCCACCTTCGCGATGACGAGGAACCGGGTCACGAGAACGAGGTGCGCGTGCTGAGACTCGCCCGAGGGATGGTCACTCAGCACACGGAGGCACTGCTGTCCCCGTGCATCCCGACGGTGGAAGATCCCTCCCCAGGCTGA
- the cas1e gene encoding type I-E CRISPR-associated endonuclease Cas1e: MPDIWWKADPQDLHRLVDRVSSVYVERSHLDRDENAVVIINKRQTVRVPAAMVAVMLLGPGTRVTHGAIRLLADSGTTVCWVGEQGVRMYAAGLGPSRGAGLLHRQAWLVTRPKERLAVARAMYNMRFPGEDVSAHTMQQLRGREGTRIRKLYRAHADRTGVPWNGRDYKAGDAFAAGDDLNRLLSAANAALYGICHAVIIGLGASPGLGFVHTGKATSFVMDIADLYKAEYTIPLAFDLVTQGLTEERDARLGLRDLIARDKLLGRIVTEVKHLLTPEGTDFDDSEANLLWDENLGAVPGGTNYANHADLSAHGMTDNHIAVIGPEIDDTEPTP; the protein is encoded by the coding sequence GTGCCTGACATCTGGTGGAAAGCAGACCCCCAGGACCTGCACCGCCTCGTCGACCGCGTCTCCAGCGTCTACGTCGAGCGCAGCCATCTCGACCGCGACGAGAACGCCGTCGTCATCATCAACAAACGACAAACCGTCCGGGTCCCCGCCGCCATGGTCGCCGTCATGCTCCTTGGCCCCGGCACCCGCGTCACCCACGGAGCGATCCGTCTGCTGGCCGACTCCGGCACGACTGTGTGCTGGGTCGGCGAACAAGGCGTCCGCATGTACGCAGCCGGCCTCGGCCCCAGCCGCGGCGCCGGCCTCCTGCACCGCCAAGCCTGGCTCGTCACCCGCCCCAAGGAACGCCTCGCCGTCGCCCGCGCCATGTACAACATGCGCTTCCCCGGCGAAGACGTCTCCGCCCACACCATGCAACAACTTCGCGGCCGTGAAGGCACCCGCATCCGAAAGCTCTACCGAGCCCACGCGGATCGCACCGGCGTCCCCTGGAACGGCCGCGACTACAAGGCCGGCGACGCCTTCGCAGCAGGCGACGACCTCAACCGCCTCCTGTCCGCAGCCAACGCCGCCCTCTACGGCATCTGCCACGCCGTCATCATCGGACTCGGCGCCAGCCCCGGACTCGGCTTCGTCCACACCGGCAAAGCCACATCCTTCGTCATGGACATCGCAGACCTGTACAAGGCCGAGTACACCATTCCGCTCGCCTTCGACCTCGTCACACAAGGACTCACAGAGGAACGCGACGCACGACTGGGACTTCGCGACCTCATCGCTCGCGACAAACTCCTCGGCCGCATCGTCACCGAGGTGAAGCACCTGCTCACCCCCGAAGGAACGGACTTCGACGACTCTGAGGCCAACCTTTTGTGGGACGAAAACCTCGGCGCCGTCCCGGGCGGCACCAACTACGCCAACCACGCAGACCTGTCAGCACACGGGATGACCGACAACCACATCGCGGTCATCGGACCCGAAATCGACGACACCGAACCCACACCATGA
- the cas7e gene encoding type I-E CRISPR-associated protein Cas7/Cse4/CasC, translated as MTQRLYIDVHVVQTVPPANLNRDDQGNPKEAIYGGVRRSRVSSQAWKRATRQHFDDQAPEADRATRTKRLTGELTTRITQNTALEREDAGRIAAALLAQLGLSQGKKASDTAYLLFYGNAQLDAVAALVTNEATDLAALDDKALADAVKEWPVAETFTTGHPVGVALFGRMVADIPKLNVDAAVQVAHALSTHETQLEFDYFTAVDDKNEKEETGAGMIGTIGFNSATLYRYATVGLAQLTDNLGGNTEAALDALDRFVDSFTLSVPTGYRNSFAHRTRPSLVAVVVRTDQPVNLVSAFEEPVPAAAGIQANSARRLAEEHLTATQVWGDTPLYAAASHTFSTRETRTKDTVETLTQAFGESVAFADLRATLRTRITTALGEQA; from the coding sequence ATGACCCAGCGCCTCTACATCGACGTGCACGTCGTCCAGACCGTCCCGCCCGCCAACCTCAACCGGGACGACCAGGGCAACCCCAAAGAAGCCATCTACGGAGGCGTCCGCCGCTCCCGGGTCTCCTCCCAGGCGTGGAAGCGGGCGACCCGTCAGCACTTCGACGACCAAGCTCCCGAGGCCGATCGCGCCACCCGCACCAAGCGTCTCACCGGTGAGCTCACCACCCGGATCACGCAGAACACGGCTCTGGAACGTGAGGACGCCGGCCGGATCGCTGCGGCCTTGCTCGCCCAGCTCGGCCTGAGCCAGGGCAAGAAGGCCAGCGACACGGCCTATCTCCTGTTCTACGGCAACGCCCAGCTCGATGCCGTAGCCGCCCTCGTGACCAACGAGGCCACCGACCTTGCAGCCCTGGACGACAAGGCACTGGCGGATGCGGTCAAGGAATGGCCCGTCGCGGAAACCTTCACCACCGGGCACCCGGTGGGCGTCGCCCTGTTCGGCCGGATGGTCGCCGACATCCCCAAGCTCAACGTCGATGCCGCCGTCCAGGTCGCCCACGCGCTCTCCACCCACGAGACGCAGCTGGAATTCGACTACTTCACCGCGGTCGACGACAAGAACGAGAAGGAGGAGACCGGAGCCGGGATGATCGGCACCATCGGCTTCAACTCCGCCACCCTCTACCGCTACGCCACCGTCGGGCTCGCCCAGCTCACCGACAACCTCGGCGGCAACACCGAAGCCGCCCTCGACGCCCTGGACCGGTTCGTCGACAGCTTCACCCTGTCCGTCCCCACCGGCTACCGGAATTCCTTCGCCCACCGGACCCGGCCCAGTCTCGTTGCTGTTGTGGTGCGCACCGACCAGCCCGTCAACCTGGTCTCCGCCTTCGAAGAGCCCGTTCCGGCCGCGGCCGGCATCCAGGCGAACTCCGCCCGTCGCCTCGCCGAGGAACACCTCACCGCCACCCAGGTCTGGGGCGACACTCCTCTCTACGCGGCGGCCAGCCACACCTTCAGCACCCGCGAAACCCGCACCAAGGACACCGTCGAGACCCTCACCCAGGCATTCGGGGAATCCGTCGCCTTCGCCGACCTGCGCGCCACCTTGCGTACCCGCATCACCACCGCCCTGGGGGAACAGGCGTGA
- the cas5e gene encoding type I-E CRISPR-associated protein Cas5/CasD, giving the protein MTPSGRTSVLLLRLAGPLQSWGDRSTFNRRETRPEPTKSGVVGLLAAAAGRSRHAAVDDLAGLALGIRIDQPGSLLRDYHTVSDHRGRPLLSAAVSAKGLQKPTSPAKHTHITQRFYLQDAVFLAAVEGPEELITTLEHAVRHPAFPLALGRRSCVPAQPLLLGQRTGPLHDVLRAEPWQASSTVRKRWGRQNGNAARIDLPATLDDPAGDDVRDDVPLSFAPTRRTYTTRRTSHTYLSAPTGLTPDPTRPPTSGGHDPFALLGW; this is encoded by the coding sequence GTGACACCCTCCGGCCGCACCTCCGTCCTGCTGCTGCGGCTCGCCGGCCCGCTCCAGTCCTGGGGCGACCGCAGTACCTTCAACCGGCGCGAAACCCGGCCCGAACCCACCAAATCCGGAGTCGTGGGTCTGCTCGCAGCCGCCGCCGGCCGCTCACGGCACGCCGCGGTGGACGACCTTGCCGGGCTCGCCCTGGGCATCCGCATCGACCAGCCCGGCAGCCTCCTGCGCGACTACCACACCGTCAGCGACCATCGGGGCCGGCCGCTCCTGTCCGCCGCCGTATCCGCCAAGGGCCTGCAAAAACCCACCTCACCTGCCAAGCACACCCACATCACGCAGCGCTTCTACCTCCAGGACGCCGTCTTCCTCGCCGCTGTGGAAGGCCCTGAAGAACTCATCACCACCCTCGAACACGCCGTCCGCCACCCCGCCTTCCCCCTCGCCCTGGGCCGCCGGTCCTGCGTACCCGCACAACCCCTGCTCCTGGGACAGCGCACCGGCCCGCTCCACGACGTTCTGCGCGCGGAACCCTGGCAAGCCTCCTCTACGGTGCGCAAGCGCTGGGGACGCCAGAACGGCAACGCCGCCCGCATCGACCTGCCCGCCACCCTCGACGACCCGGCAGGCGACGACGTCCGCGACGACGTGCCCCTCTCCTTCGCGCCCACCCGCCGCACCTACACCACCCGCCGCACCTCACACACCTACCTCTCAGCCCCCACCGGCCTCACACCCGACCCCACACGGCCCCCAACCAGCGGCGGCCACGACCCCTTCGCCCTCCTGGGCTGGTGA
- a CDS encoding patatin-like phospholipase family protein, with product MKGALRREDIRYLAMEGGGGKGHAYLGAVRALEDLHVMPQVRGFAGASAGAITALMLSTGMDSEQIATYMGATDFDAFFDPPEPRMRPVADTPGVAVYPEWTTKEKAVRTALSAAGTPLRLLLMAVLAVAAPKDLLDLESKRDKQPFKILAENWPVYLAFLGRDMGLFSGMAARRAWETLLVTRMRGVGHRPKSASVTFREHRKAFGKELLMTGSNLSTGRTELFSAKYTPDFPVSDAVRISMSLPFIYKPYVVQDMRRDWPPCGTYVDGGLWNNLPFREFDSRPEPLSPPDMASAAVPAGPPRPRTLALRLSIDPPVRVRDLGGLLGRLTQLGLFGTGESQVLAPYANRTIVLETEGLDLVNFTPPRAERERAVRRAYRAVHHYFSVELKPEDEDLADDLLIEKNREASRACP from the coding sequence GTGAAGGGCGCGCTGCGCCGCGAGGACATCCGGTACCTGGCCATGGAGGGGGGCGGCGGCAAGGGGCACGCGTATCTCGGCGCCGTCCGGGCCCTGGAGGACCTGCACGTGATGCCGCAGGTCAGGGGATTCGCCGGGGCCTCGGCAGGAGCCATCACCGCGCTCATGCTGTCCACGGGCATGGACAGCGAGCAGATCGCCACGTACATGGGTGCCACGGACTTCGACGCGTTCTTCGATCCACCTGAGCCCCGGATGCGGCCGGTGGCGGACACACCCGGGGTGGCCGTGTACCCGGAGTGGACCACGAAGGAGAAGGCGGTGCGGACGGCGCTCTCCGCCGCCGGGACGCCGCTGCGGCTCCTGCTGATGGCGGTGCTCGCGGTGGCGGCTCCCAAGGACCTCCTCGACCTGGAGAGCAAGCGCGACAAACAGCCGTTCAAGATCCTCGCCGAGAACTGGCCGGTCTACCTCGCCTTTCTCGGCCGGGACATGGGCCTGTTCTCAGGGATGGCGGCGCGACGCGCCTGGGAGACGTTGCTGGTGACGCGGATGCGAGGCGTCGGACACCGCCCGAAGTCTGCTTCGGTCACCTTCCGGGAGCACCGCAAGGCCTTCGGCAAGGAACTCCTCATGACCGGCTCCAACCTGTCGACCGGTCGCACCGAGCTGTTCTCCGCCAAGTACACGCCGGACTTCCCGGTGTCCGACGCCGTGCGGATCTCGATGAGCCTGCCGTTTATCTACAAGCCCTACGTCGTGCAGGACATGCGCCGAGACTGGCCGCCGTGCGGCACGTACGTGGACGGTGGGCTCTGGAACAACCTGCCGTTCCGCGAGTTCGACAGCCGGCCCGAGCCGCTCAGCCCGCCGGACATGGCCAGCGCCGCGGTCCCGGCCGGACCGCCCCGTCCGCGCACGCTGGCGCTGCGCCTGTCGATCGACCCGCCCGTCCGCGTCCGCGATCTCGGCGGCCTGTTGGGGCGGTTGACCCAGCTGGGACTGTTCGGCACCGGTGAGTCGCAGGTCCTGGCCCCCTACGCGAACCGGACGATCGTGCTGGAGACCGAGGGCCTCGACCTCGTGAACTTCACGCCCCCGCGCGCGGAGCGGGAACGCGCGGTGAGGAGGGCCTACCGGGCCGTTCACCACTACTTCAGTGTCGAACTGAAGCCCGAGGACGAGGACCTGGCGGACGACCTGCTCATCGAGAAGAACCGGGAGGCGTCGAGGGCCTGCCCGTGA
- the cas6e gene encoding type I-E CRISPR-associated protein Cas6/Cse3/CasE, producing MPYLSRIRINPLRAESRKLLAGPRALHAAVQGGIPGLPAEERTLWRLDADNPHRPHLFVLTTDKPDWTHLVEQAGWPDADGEHYAVRDYTPLLQQLATGRSFAFRLTANPVQNTSRPDKPTPRQQQRIDAGERRSFRLGHRTAAAQLNWFLTRTARWGFDIPTAPHLDDTRNSDGEPPREVRITTRQRRAFGKGSLSTKEAQVVMNAVTFEGHLRITDPALLTERLLTGIGPSKAYGCGLLTLAPLPEGA from the coding sequence ATGCCCTATCTCTCCCGCATTCGCATCAACCCGCTGCGCGCCGAAAGCCGCAAGCTCCTCGCCGGCCCACGCGCCCTGCACGCCGCCGTCCAAGGAGGTATCCCCGGCCTGCCCGCTGAAGAGCGCACCTTGTGGCGACTGGACGCGGACAACCCCCACCGCCCCCACCTGTTCGTCCTCACCACCGACAAACCCGACTGGACGCACCTCGTCGAACAGGCAGGCTGGCCCGACGCCGACGGCGAGCACTACGCCGTACGCGACTACACCCCCCTCCTGCAACAACTGGCAACGGGCCGCAGCTTCGCCTTCCGCCTCACCGCCAACCCCGTCCAGAACACCAGCCGGCCCGACAAACCCACCCCGCGCCAACAGCAACGCATCGACGCCGGTGAGCGCCGCAGTTTCCGCCTTGGCCACCGCACCGCCGCAGCCCAGCTCAACTGGTTCCTCACCCGCACCGCCCGCTGGGGCTTCGACATCCCCACCGCCCCCCACCTGGACGACACCCGCAACAGCGACGGCGAACCGCCCCGCGAGGTGCGCATCACCACCCGCCAACGCCGGGCCTTCGGCAAAGGATCCCTCAGTACGAAGGAAGCCCAGGTCGTCATGAACGCAGTGACCTTCGAAGGGCACCTGCGCATCACCGACCCCGCCCTGCTCACCGAACGCCTCCTGACCGGCATCGGCCCCTCCAAGGCATACGGATGCGGACTGCTCACCCTCGCCCCGCTCCCCGAAGGGGCATGA
- a CDS encoding DUF6193 family natural product biosynthesis protein: MSAAGSADVEAGWQAVRDDGRVRTELLEAAYAEPCLRQLFPWTGMGELHFSRCTGGRWTWDIPFIQPAAGGTYWVSGPLRTQTVGPALTAQDAIVMVVQRLPAGCGPAFPGTPEELAAHEASARKQ, from the coding sequence ATGAGTGCGGCGGGTTCTGCCGACGTCGAAGCAGGTTGGCAGGCAGTCCGTGACGACGGACGGGTGCGGACGGAGCTGCTGGAAGCGGCCTACGCGGAACCCTGCCTGCGGCAGCTTTTCCCCTGGACCGGGATGGGTGAACTTCACTTCAGCCGCTGCACCGGCGGGCGATGGACCTGGGACATCCCCTTCATCCAGCCTGCCGCCGGAGGGACCTACTGGGTCTCGGGCCCCCTTCGAACCCAGACGGTGGGTCCGGCCCTCACCGCCCAGGACGCCATCGTCATGGTGGTCCAACGCCTCCCCGCGGGGTGCGGTCCCGCTTTCCCTGGTACTCCCGAAGAACTCGCAGCTCACGAAGCCTCAGCACGGAAGCAGTAG
- the casB gene encoding type I-E CRISPR-associated protein Cse2/CasB — MTEEDLTKQRIWHRYIAADGTWRRKDGPAAMQRPPGEDLAVLRRGLGRPAGTVLEMFPFYTCPVDDFAARRGEVSAEQEAEHVALALYGLHQQSQERPMHRDGVSLGRAMLELRRHGRTSDEAVDSRFQQAFSATSMQALQLRLRGLVTQLKDIKQPLDYDRLVGDLHHWNRPEARSRVRRRWGLDYYGWTQPATPSRSGR, encoded by the coding sequence CTGGCACCGTTACATCGCCGCGGACGGCACCTGGCGGCGCAAGGACGGCCCGGCGGCCATGCAGCGCCCGCCCGGCGAGGACCTCGCGGTTCTGCGCCGTGGGCTGGGACGTCCCGCCGGCACCGTGCTGGAGATGTTCCCGTTCTACACCTGCCCGGTCGATGACTTCGCCGCCCGCCGCGGGGAGGTCTCGGCCGAGCAGGAAGCCGAACACGTGGCGCTTGCCCTCTACGGGCTGCACCAGCAGAGCCAGGAGCGGCCGATGCACCGCGACGGAGTCAGCCTCGGCCGGGCCATGCTTGAGCTGCGGCGTCACGGGCGCACCAGTGATGAGGCAGTCGACTCGCGCTTCCAGCAGGCGTTCTCCGCCACTTCGATGCAGGCACTGCAACTGCGTCTGCGCGGTCTGGTCACCCAGCTCAAGGACATCAAGCAGCCTCTCGACTACGACCGCCTGGTCGGCGATCTCCACCATTGGAACCGGCCCGAAGCCCGGTCCCGCGTGCGCCGCCGCTGGGGCCTGGACTACTACGGCTGGACCCAGCCGGCTACACCGTCGCGATCCGGCCGCTGA
- the cas2e gene encoding type I-E CRISPR-associated endoribonuclease Cas2e encodes MTVIILIAAPEGLRGHLTRWMVEASAGVFVGNPSRRIRDRLWELLATRIGDGQAILIEPAANEQGWAVRTAGRDRWQPVDFDGLILSARPQKQLNENSRPAR; translated from the coding sequence ATGACCGTCATCATCCTCATCGCCGCCCCAGAGGGACTGCGAGGACACCTCACCCGCTGGATGGTCGAGGCCAGCGCCGGCGTGTTCGTCGGCAACCCAAGCCGCCGCATCCGCGACCGCCTGTGGGAACTCCTGGCGACCCGCATCGGCGACGGCCAAGCCATCCTTATTGAACCCGCCGCCAACGAACAGGGATGGGCCGTACGCACCGCAGGCCGCGACCGCTGGCAACCCGTCGACTTCGACGGACTGATCCTTTCGGCCCGCCCCCAAAAACAACTAAACGAAAACAGCCGCCCCGCCCGATAA
- a CDS encoding Erv1/Alr family FAD-linked sulfhydryl oxidase, whose protein sequence is MNLVDHRHERDIARELGGPAPYDPAWLNGQGRALTVDGTAVARLYGAAREGCDHCREDSLEELGRNPAQVAALALWACTRVTDLFNGLPVEMLENGDPAFRRLAQAYSDSTFQHGSAVRELTDLHEVCLRLDPSALQPAAERAPQVLLSAFDPALFGSPIGAYAPED, encoded by the coding sequence GTGAACCTTGTCGACCACCGCCATGAGCGTGATATCGCCCGCGAGCTGGGAGGCCCGGCCCCCTACGACCCGGCCTGGCTGAACGGCCAGGGCCGTGCCCTGACCGTGGACGGCACTGCGGTGGCCCGGCTGTACGGGGCGGCCCGCGAGGGCTGCGACCACTGCCGCGAGGACTCGCTGGAAGAGCTGGGCCGGAATCCGGCCCAGGTGGCCGCGCTGGCCCTGTGGGCCTGCACGCGCGTGACGGACCTCTTCAACGGCCTGCCCGTGGAGATGCTGGAGAACGGCGACCCGGCCTTCCGTCGGCTGGCACAGGCCTACTCCGACAGCACCTTCCAACACGGCTCCGCGGTACGCGAGCTGACTGACCTGCACGAGGTCTGTCTGCGCCTGGACCCCAGCGCCCTGCAACCCGCCGCGGAACGGGCGCCGCAGGTGCTGCTCTCAGCCTTTGACCCGGCCCTGTTTGGCTCCCCGATCGGTGCCTACGCACCCGAGGATTGA